The Anoxybacillus flavithermus genome has a segment encoding these proteins:
- a CDS encoding GGDEF domain-containing protein, producing the protein MEEKIRLPHALFSNEQLLFHMMDQLFDIVFLMKVEKGPRFRYVRVSPTALHLANLREEDIGKCIEDVYDEEMSNLLNFQYMKACKTKSLVSFRARMNVKDDIRFAESTLIPLLNEKNEVSYIVACTREITDMLKKEEQLEEAQQLIDSLFTHSQEAFILFDLFGHIIRVNEETKRLFGLQQKDIVGKTLFDVIPVYKENIDQTLQRLSEGKPLHAIRLTMKTKNGETIYVSVNVSPLFNKDGNIIAGFASLLNITDLILTQKQLKQSEKLHRHVVETFPEAIMICTNQQVTYANAVALRMFKASTIEDVRNKPVQQCIHTVPEPTITAIDGETIPVQIHILPFPYETNRTELMIIKPSEPIVVHEKEKVYINRTEFMEKLTDLLFTHEGVAVLLVDIHQFKFINSFLGYENGDELLKQVDMRLHNTIHPKAIWTRITGDQFAIALSYESQEEVKQFATMIKEVLIEPYCIAQQQIRIGIHIGVGYAYDAKLCAETLLNNAEKALYFAKTEGTNVVKSYEAHMSDAFTRKIQLENALSSAVKNEELFLLYQPKVNFHTRSFSVEALVRWKHPQFGFVSPAEFIPMAEETNVIQDIGKWVLRQACRDVAFLRQSVAGCMKIAINLSAKQFLDEHLVEDIQHILQAEHCDASCFILEITETTIIKNPEQVVKTLERLKKLGFSIAVDDFGVSYSSLEYLNRFPIDEVKIDRSFIQNITNNEKSKEIVSAIISLAHNLQLTVTAEGVETEQQAQFLIEKQCEQLQGFYFSRPVSLEQLPSTITSLRQIMDTLKSPM; encoded by the coding sequence GTGGAAGAAAAAATACGCTTGCCACATGCTCTTTTCTCAAATGAACAGTTGCTATTTCATATGATGGACCAATTGTTCGATATCGTTTTTTTAATGAAAGTCGAAAAAGGACCGCGGTTTCGCTACGTTCGCGTCAGTCCGACAGCCCTCCATTTAGCGAATTTACGCGAAGAAGATATAGGAAAATGTATTGAAGATGTGTATGATGAAGAAATGTCAAATCTTTTAAACTTTCAATATATGAAAGCATGCAAAACAAAGTCACTCGTCTCCTTTCGTGCTCGAATGAACGTAAAAGATGATATACGTTTTGCAGAATCTACGTTAATTCCGCTTTTGAACGAAAAAAATGAAGTATCATATATCGTCGCATGTACGCGTGAAATTACCGATATGCTAAAAAAAGAAGAACAGCTAGAAGAAGCACAACAACTAATTGACTCTTTATTTACCCACTCGCAAGAAGCTTTTATTTTATTTGATTTATTCGGGCATATTATTCGCGTCAACGAAGAGACAAAACGTTTATTCGGATTGCAACAAAAAGACATTGTCGGGAAAACGCTTTTCGACGTCATTCCTGTATATAAAGAAAATATCGATCAAACGTTACAACGATTAAGCGAAGGAAAACCATTACATGCCATTCGCCTAACGATGAAAACGAAAAACGGTGAGACGATATACGTTTCTGTAAACGTATCTCCTTTATTCAACAAAGACGGAAACATTATCGCAGGCTTTGCTAGCCTTTTAAATATTACGGATCTCATCTTAACGCAAAAACAATTAAAACAAAGCGAAAAATTACATCGTCATGTCGTGGAAACCTTTCCCGAGGCGATTATGATTTGTACAAATCAACAAGTAACGTATGCGAATGCAGTTGCCCTACGTATGTTCAAAGCATCAACGATCGAAGACGTACGAAACAAACCAGTCCAACAATGTATTCATACCGTCCCGGAGCCAACCATCACAGCAATCGACGGCGAAACAATCCCTGTACAAATCCACATCCTCCCGTTTCCGTACGAAACAAACAGGACTGAACTGATGATCATTAAACCGAGTGAACCGATCGTTGTACACGAAAAAGAAAAAGTATATATAAATCGAACGGAATTTATGGAAAAGCTAACCGATCTTCTTTTCACGCACGAAGGTGTCGCCGTTCTGTTAGTTGATATACATCAATTTAAATTTATCAATAGCTTTCTCGGCTATGAAAACGGTGACGAGCTATTAAAACAAGTAGACATGCGCCTTCACAACACGATACATCCAAAAGCGATTTGGACGCGAATAACGGGCGATCAATTCGCAATTGCTCTTTCGTACGAAAGCCAAGAAGAAGTAAAACAATTCGCCACCATGATAAAAGAGGTGCTCATCGAGCCATATTGCATCGCCCAACAACAAATTCGCATCGGCATTCATATTGGTGTCGGCTACGCATACGATGCGAAGTTATGTGCGGAAACGCTACTTAACAATGCCGAAAAAGCGCTATATTTTGCGAAAACGGAAGGAACAAACGTCGTAAAATCGTACGAAGCGCATATGTCGGACGCTTTTACCCGCAAGATTCAGCTTGAAAATGCCCTTTCGTCAGCAGTGAAAAACGAAGAACTTTTTTTACTTTACCAGCCAAAAGTGAATTTCCATACGCGCTCGTTTAGTGTCGAAGCGCTCGTTCGTTGGAAACATCCACAGTTTGGCTTTGTGAGCCCCGCCGAATTTATTCCAATGGCGGAAGAAACGAACGTCATTCAAGACATCGGAAAATGGGTGTTGCGTCAAGCTTGCCGCGATGTTGCGTTTTTGCGTCAAAGTGTAGCAGGATGCATGAAAATCGCTATCAACTTATCTGCCAAACAATTTTTAGACGAACATCTTGTCGAAGATATTCAACATATTTTACAAGCAGAACATTGCGATGCTTCATGCTTTATTTTAGAAATTACTGAAACAACGATTATTAAAAACCCGGAACAAGTTGTGAAAACGTTAGAGCGTTTAAAAAAGCTCGGCTTTTCGATTGCGGTAGACGACTTTGGGGTCAGTTATTCATCGCTTGAATATTTAAACCGCTTCCCGATCGACGAAGTAAAAATTGATCGCTCATTTATTCAAAACATAACAAACAATGAAAAAAGCAAAGAAATTGTGAGCGCCATTATTTCTTTGGCGCATAACTTACAGTTAACTGTAACGGCTGAAGGAGTCGAAACAGAGCAACAAGCGCAATTTTTAATTGAAAAACAATGTGAACAACTGCAAGGATTTTATTTCAGCCGCCCGGTCTCGCTTGAACAACTTCCAAGCACAATCACATCATTAAGACAAATCATGGACACGTTAAAATCCCCGATGTAA
- a CDS encoding ABC transporter permease produces MITALFSSVEAGLLYALMALGVYISFRILDFPDLTVDGSFVTGAAVASVLIVAGVNPFIASLAALGAGFFAGCMTGLLHTKGKINPLLSGILMMIALYSINLRIMDKPNVPLLQQETVMTIITKAFQRFDQALATVIPFVPKTWGIVVFGMLLVVIVKVVIDLFLKTEVGLALRAVGDNKKMIASFSGNTDRLTIMGLGLSNALVAFSGALIAQYSGFSDIGMGIGMIVIGLASVIIGEALFGAKTIVRATLAVIFGAIVYRIVITLALRVQFLETGDVKLITALIVILALVVPQMIAARAEKQRKARKRGVAVASTQADYESV; encoded by the coding sequence ATGATTACAGCATTGTTTAGTTCTGTAGAAGCAGGATTGTTATATGCGCTTATGGCGCTTGGTGTGTATATATCGTTTCGCATTTTAGATTTTCCTGACTTGACGGTGGACGGAAGTTTTGTGACGGGAGCGGCTGTTGCTTCCGTCCTTATCGTCGCTGGCGTCAATCCGTTTATTGCTTCGCTTGCAGCGCTTGGGGCGGGTTTTTTCGCAGGATGTATGACAGGTCTTTTGCATACGAAAGGGAAAATTAATCCGTTATTGTCAGGCATTTTAATGATGATCGCTTTATATTCGATTAATTTGCGTATTATGGATAAACCGAACGTCCCGCTTTTGCAACAAGAAACGGTCATGACGATCATTACGAAAGCGTTTCAACGTTTCGACCAAGCTTTAGCAACGGTTATTCCTTTTGTTCCGAAAACGTGGGGAATTGTCGTTTTTGGGATGTTGTTAGTTGTTATAGTGAAAGTTGTTATTGACTTATTTTTAAAAACAGAAGTCGGTTTGGCGCTGCGCGCAGTCGGGGATAACAAAAAAATGATTGCTAGTTTTTCAGGGAATACCGATCGCTTAACGATCATGGGACTTGGGCTTTCAAACGCGCTTGTTGCGTTTTCGGGTGCGCTCATTGCGCAATATAGCGGCTTTAGTGATATTGGCATGGGAATCGGCATGATTGTCATCGGTTTAGCATCGGTCATTATTGGGGAAGCGCTATTTGGGGCAAAAACGATTGTACGGGCGACGCTTGCGGTCATTTTCGGAGCCATTGTATACCGTATCGTCATTACGTTGGCGTTGCGCGTCCAATTTTTAGAAACGGGTGATGTGAAGTTAATTACAGCTTTGATCGTCATTTTAGCGCTCGTCGTTCCGCAAATGATCGCGGCGCGTGCTGAAAAACAACGGAAAGCGAGAAAGCGGGGTGTAGCCGTTGCTTCAACTCAAGCAGATTACGAAAGTGTTTAA
- a CDS encoding BMP family ABC transporter substrate-binding protein, with translation MCGALLLVGGVLAGCSGEKTTKETSGEKEKTYKVGVTQIVEHPSLDAAFNGFKKALEEKGLKVEYDVQIAQGDMNNNQTIANNFVADGVDLIFANSTPSALGALNATKDIPIVFTSVTDPVGAKLVQSMEQPGGNVTGTTDTHPDAIPKTVQFIDQFVDGNRVGMIYNAGEQNSVAQVDAVKKAMEGTDLTIVPVSVSTSAEVKQAAESLVGKVDCFYVITDNTVVSALESVIQVANDQDIPLFVGELDSVKRGGFAAYGFDYYDIGYEAGVMAADILEGKKKPSELPVQYPQKLKLVINKKAAEEMGIAWRSEWDSMAEFIE, from the coding sequence ATGTGTGGAGCGTTGCTGCTTGTCGGTGGTGTGCTTGCTGGATGTTCCGGGGAGAAAACGACGAAAGAAACGAGTGGGGAAAAAGAAAAAACATATAAAGTCGGCGTGACGCAAATTGTTGAACATCCATCGCTTGATGCGGCGTTTAACGGATTTAAAAAGGCGCTTGAAGAGAAAGGATTAAAAGTCGAATACGATGTGCAAATTGCGCAAGGAGATATGAACAATAACCAAACGATCGCCAATAACTTTGTGGCAGATGGCGTCGATTTAATTTTCGCCAATTCGACGCCGAGTGCGCTTGGTGCATTAAATGCAACGAAAGATATTCCGATCGTCTTTACGTCTGTGACGGATCCGGTTGGAGCCAAACTTGTACAATCGATGGAACAGCCGGGCGGAAACGTGACAGGGACGACAGACACACATCCAGATGCGATTCCGAAAACGGTGCAATTTATTGATCAATTTGTCGATGGAAATCGCGTCGGGATGATTTACAACGCTGGGGAACAAAACTCCGTCGCGCAAGTAGATGCGGTGAAAAAAGCGATGGAAGGGACAGATTTAACGATCGTACCTGTGTCGGTGTCGACATCGGCAGAAGTGAAACAAGCAGCGGAATCGTTAGTCGGCAAAGTGGATTGTTTTTATGTTATTACAGACAATACTGTTGTTTCTGCACTTGAATCCGTCATTCAAGTTGCAAACGATCAAGACATCCCGCTTTTTGTTGGGGAGTTAGATTCGGTCAAACGTGGTGGTTTTGCGGCATACGGCTTTGACTATTATGATATTGGCTACGAAGCGGGTGTGATGGCAGCAGACATTTTAGAAGGAAAGAAAAAGCCATCGGAACTTCCGGTGCAATATCCGCAAAAATTAAAACTTGTCATTAATAAAAAAGCGGCAGAAGAGATGGGAATCGCGTGGCGTAGTGAATGGGATAGCATGGCGGAATTTATCGAATAA